The genomic DNA GGGGTGGTCGTCGATGCTGATGACCGAGATCTGCCGTGGGACCTCGATGCCCGCGCGCCGCAGGCTGCGCAAGGCTCCCAGCGCGACCTCGTCCGAGAACGCGAACACCGCGCTCGGCAGACGGCGACCGGACAGCAGGCGGTCCATCCCCTGCGCACCGCCGCGGGACCCTCCGGACCACGAGACGACGAGGTCCTCGTCGACGGCGACCCCGGCCGCCTCCAACGCCGTGCGGTAACCGGTTTCCCGGTCGCGTTGAGCCTGCCACGCACGGTCGGACGCGGCGACCGTGTTGAGCAGCGCGATGCGCCGGTGCCCCAGTTGGAGCAGGTGGTTCACGGCCTGCTGCGCGGCGAGCACGTCGTCGATCGCGACGCAGGGGAGGGAGTCGGAGTGGCTCCCGGCCGCGACGACCGCGACCCCGGCGTCGGTGAGCTTCGACAGTTCCAGCGGGGTCAGTGCGATGGCGACCACAACGACGGCGTCCACCTTGCGGCGCAACGGCATCGATGCGAAGAACTCGACGCGGTCGTCGGGGTCGTCGACGCAGCGCACGAGCAGGTCGAGGCCCGCGGGACGCATCTGCCGTTCCAGGCCGAGGACGACCGAGCTGCAGTACCAGGTCGGCAGGTCGTGCAGGACGACGGCGACGCGACCGGTGGCCCGGCCGGCCAGCGCGGCGGCCTCGGGGTTCACGACGTAGTCGAGTTCGGCGGCCACCGCACGGATGCGCTCGCGGGTGCCCTGGCTGACGCCCTCCAGGCCCCGCAGGGCCCGGGAGACGGTTCCGAGGGAAACCCCCGCGCGTTCGGCGACGTCGGCCATGCGGACCTCCGGCACCACCGGGGAGGGTTTGCGCACGGGATGGCGCGACGTCGCGGGCATGACGGGATCAGACCACCGTCCGGGGCCGCAGGTCCAGCCTCAACCGCCCGGAACGGGTACCACAATCGCGTGCGTTATGAA from Kineococcus endophyticus includes the following:
- a CDS encoding LacI family DNA-binding transcriptional regulator, with the protein product MPATSRHPVRKPSPVVPEVRMADVAERAGVSLGTVSRALRGLEGVSQGTRERIRAVAAELDYVVNPEAAALAGRATGRVAVVLHDLPTWYCSSVVLGLERQMRPAGLDLLVRCVDDPDDRVEFFASMPLRRKVDAVVVVAIALTPLELSKLTDAGVAVVAAGSHSDSLPCVAIDDVLAAQQAVNHLLQLGHRRIALLNTVAASDRAWQAQRDRETGYRTALEAAGVAVDEDLVVSWSGGSRGGAQGMDRLLSGRRLPSAVFAFSDEVALGALRSLRRAGIEVPRQISVISIDDHPLAELTDLTTVGQDPVALGVAAGAAVLDLLAGRPVRESGPFTTRLVVRGTTAPPLD